In Microthrixaceae bacterium, the sequence TGATTCTGCATTGGCAGCGCCGCCACCTCTTGACGATCCTGGAGGGGGCACAACAGATCTGGGCGCAGACCGATGGTGGGAGTAGGGGTGTGGAACGTTCCACGTCGATCCGGCGCCGGTTCGACGAACTCACCGAACTGCGCGGCCGCTACGCCCGTCTGGTTTCGAGCGGAACGTTCGGCCCGGTGTTCGAATCGATGACCCAGGCGAGATTCTGGGCCGACCTGAAGGACATCTACGGGGTCATCGACCGCTATCAGGAGGTCAGCGACGCGCTCGACACGTTGGGCCAGTCGATCGAAACCGAGGCGGGTCTTCGCTTGGAACGACTCCTGGCCTTCTTCGCGCTTGTGCTTGGCGTGCCGTCGCTGATCTTCGCCGTGTTCGGCGCCAACATCGGCGATCTCACACGAAGCGGCGCGGTGTCGTGGGTGCTGGTGACGGTCATCTTCATCGTGTCGCTGACCGTCGGCGCCGCGGCCTACATCGGCGCGGTCGGACGCAGCACCGCCCGTCCGACGATTCGGAACCGACGGGGGCTGCGGTGAGTGCAGGTCGACGGGAGGGTCGTGACGTGGAGCAATCAGGTACCGATGGATCGCTCGATGACTTCCTTCAGCGTGTCGATGACGTGCTCGATCGGGCGTTTCCCGTCGAGCCGGCCTCGGCGGAGAAGGTCGAGGGGGCGGCTGGGGCCGAGGCGGCGGCCGGGGTCGAGCGGCTGGTGGTGTCTCGGGTGAGCGATGAGCGTCAACGCCAACTCGAGCGTTTGGGTGATCCCGACAACGAGTCGTGGTAGCGCCGGGCGCGACGGCGAAGTGTTGTACATCAGGGGCGCGATATCGCGCCCCTGATGTACAACACCCCCGCCCGTGCATGGCCGGCTCCGGTTACCCCCGTGGTTCGGCGGCGAGTTCGCTGAGTACCCGCCGCACGCCGGCAGGGTCGATGAGGCGTTGGCGTGCCACCTCCAGCGCGAGGGCCGGCGGCAGGCAGTCGGAGAACTTCATGTTGTCCGCGAACTCGGCTGCGACCTGGGGGGTGGGCAGCGTGTCGGGGTGTAGGTCGCTCAGCGCCTGGCGCACCGCGGCGCTGGAGGCTCGGGGTGCGTCGAGTCCGATCGACAGGTCGTCGCCGGCAGTTGCCGCCAGGTCGCCGAGGGCATCGCTGAGTGACGCGTTGGCCCGCTGCCCGGCCCAGGTCCACCAACGTGCCCGCGTCGTTTCCACCACTACCGAGGTGCGTGAGCGCCGGGCGAAACCCAACTCGACGCGTGACTGTCCAAGCGCGGTGCGGGCTCGTTCGGTGAGGGTGACCCCCTGGGGATCGCTACCGCAGGCCACCTCGCGCATCGCGTTGCAGAGTTCGTTGCCGAGCGCTCGCCCCGCGCCGAACCATCGCGAGCTGCCGACCTTGTCAGACGGTTCGACCCAGGCGAATTTGCGGTCCCAGTCGATGCTGGTGATCTTCCAACTCCGCCCGGCGAGCAGCACGGTCGCATAGGACCGGTCGTTGGTGAGCAGCGCGGTCGGGTCGAGGTGGCCGAGTTCGTTGGCTCCGTGGCGTACGACGAAGGTCGGCGGCGTCGTGAACACCGAAGACAGCTCCATGAAGTGGCGAAACCCGTAGCTGCGTTCCCCCTCCGGGCCGATCGACAACATGGAGTGATCGTCGAGGAGCATTCCGCTCGACACGAGGTGTTCGACGATCTGTTCGGCGTCGCCGCGTTCGATCGCTTCTCGGTAGGCGGGCACTCGTGCGATCACGTCCTGCCACAGGTTGCGCCCGAGGTGGCCTTGTTGGATGACGTAGGCGAGGAGTTGGTGTGCGAGCAGGTGCAGTGGCAGCGGCGGCGCCTCGACCGGTTCGACGAACCCGCCCGCCCACAGGTGCAACAGTCCGGCGGCCTGCAACAGGGGCAGCCCGTCGCCGGTGGTGAGAAACAACATGTTGCGCGTCGAGCCTGCCCTGCGGCCGGTGCGCCCGAGGCGTTGCAGGAACGAGGCGACGGTGGTGGGGCTGTCGAGTTGGATGACCCGGTCCAGGTCGCCGACGTCGATGCCGAGTTCGAGGGTGCTGGTGGCGACGATCACACAGTCGCGGGCCTCGGCGAAGGCGGCCTCCGCGCGGCGGCGTTCGTCGAGGGCGAGCGACGCGTGCGACACGAAGGTGTTGACCTCCCGCGACCGCAATTCGGCGGCGAGGGTTTCGACGCGGGCACGGGAGTCGCAAAACACCAGTCGTTTTTCGCCGGCGTGCAGTTTGGAGATGACGATGGCGGCATTCGCGAGGTTGCCGACGTGATCGAGGGTGATCTCGGGTGCCGCTGCGGTTGCACCTGCGTCGGGTGCGACGACTTGGCGCGGCGCGGTGCTGGAGGCGACGAGCCAGTCGAGGAGGCGTTCGGGGTCGCCGACGGTGGCGGACAGCCCGATGCGTTGCAGGTCGCGGCCGGCGATCGCCGACAGGCGTTCGAGCACACCGAGCAGGTGCCAGCCCCGGTCGTCGCCGCCGAAGGCGTGGACCTCGTCGACGATGACGTTTCGAAGGTTGCGAAACAGCCGGTCATGGTCGGTTTTGGCCGATAACAGCATCGCTTCGAGCGACTCGGGTGTGGTGAGGAGGATCTCGGGCGGGTCCTCGATGATGCGCCGACGGGCCGGCGAACCGATGTCGCCGTGCCAGATCCCGACCCGCAACCCGGCGAAGGCCCCGTACTGTTCGAGACGGATGTGGAGGTTGTTCAGCAGCGCCCGCAGCGGACACAGATACAGCGTGGAGAGCCCGGGTCGCCGCTCGGTGAGAATCTGGGTGAGCACCGGGAACATGGCGGCCTCGGTCTTGCCGCCGGCGGTCGGCGCGAGCGCGAGGACGTGTTCTCCGGCGAGGATCGGGGCGATCGTGTCGCGTTGCAGCGGCCGCAGGTCGCGCCACCCGAGGCTGTTGATGATGTGGTGCGCCACGATGGGGTGCAGCAGGGCGAAGGGGTCGGTGGAGTCGCTCACGAGAAAATGTCGCTTGGGTTGGGTCGGGTGTGGTTAGGCCGGGTGTTGTACATCAGGGGCGCGATATCGCGCCCCTGATGTACAACACTCGACCCGTCAGGGCACTCAGCCCTGGTCGGTGCCGAGGTCGAGGTTGAGGTCGAGGTCGATGTCGTCGGGCCCGAGGCCGGCCGGCCCAGGCGCAGAGCCCGGCTCGGAGCCAGGCACAGAGCCCTGTTCGGCGCCCCGTTCGGCGTTGCGTTCGATATCGGACAGTTCCGCGTCGCCGACGGTGAGTTGGTAGTCGCGGCGAGGGTCGAAATCGTCGAACAACTCGACGCGGTCCAACACGTCGCCGACGAGTTTTTTGAGGAACAGCCGCGGTGCAATGCCCACCTGGCCGCCGAGTTTGCCGGCCACGGCATCGGCGAGGTCGCCAACGTAGCGATCGTCCACCATCGACTCGACCCGCTCCGCCGCGGGTGATCCGGCCACGAACACCGCTCGCACGTTGGTGCCGAGTTCGACGAGGCGGTCGTGGTCGAAGCCGCTGAGGCGGATCTGTACCGCCCTGGGATTGTCGAAACGCGGGTCGCCGGAGAAGTCGACGGCGAGCCGCTGCGCGAGCGGTGCGAGGCGTTGCACCCCCTGTGGCCCGTCGAAGAACGCGGGGGTTCCGGTGATGAGCAGGTACAGCCCGGGGAACCGCCCGCCGTCGACCTCGTCGATGAGTTGGCGCAGCGCGTTGAGCGACTTGTCGCGCACATCGGAGCGCACCCGTTGCAGCGTCTCGACCTCGTCGATGATGACCAACAGTCCGCTGTTGCCCGAGTCGCGGATCATGGTGAGTAGCCCCTGTAGAAACGACAGCGCTCCGGCGTGGTCGACGTCGCCTTTGATGCCGGCGTAACGCTTGACCGACGCGGCGACGTTGGGTTGGCCCCCCAGCCAGGCGACCAGCCCGTCCGCGGTTGCGAGATCGCCGTCGAGGGTCGCTCGCCGATACGCCCTCAGCACCGTGGCGAAGGTCGGGTTGGTGCGGCTGACCTCGGCGAGTCGCGCTTCGAGCAGGCGGTCGGTGCCCGCAACCAGGGCCGCCTCGTCGTGTTCGTCGACGGTGCCGTCCGCGAGGACGTCTTCTTCCAACACGAAGAACCAGCCGTCGATCAGCGAGCGAAACGCCCCGGTGTCGCCGTCGCCGACGGCGAGTCGTTCGACGAGTCGCCGGTACACGGTCTGGAGTTGGTGCAGGGGAGTTTCGGTTTCGGAGATCTGGATTTCGCTGGTCACGAACCCGGCGCGCCGGGCACGATCCGCGATCCAACGCGACGCGAACGTCTTGCCCGACCCCCATTCGCCCCGGATGCATTTGAACACGCCGCCGCCGGTTGCCGCCCGGGCGAGTTCGTCGTCGATGGAGGGGCCGAAGCGTTCGAGGCCGACGGCGAGCAGGTCGAGGCCACGCGCCGGCACGGTGCCTCGCCGCAGCGCGTCGATGACTTCGTCTCGGCGGGCTTTGCTGGGCGTCGGGGCGGTCATGGGGCTCCTTGGAGGAACTGCGAGCGCAGCAGCTTCTCATCGAGTCGTACTTCGCGGGCGGTCGTGTCGACGGTGAGCACACCGAAGCCGTCGACGTTCAACAGGCGGCTGAGCACGACGACGAACCCGGCGACCCGGGCGCCGGGCATGCCGGTGGCCTGGGCGAGCACGGCGTAGTTGGCCACGCCGCCGCGGCGATGGATCGCGGCGAGGGTGTCCCGGACCTTCTCGGCGTCGGGTTTGGCTCGACGAATCGAGCCGAGTTGCAACGCGTAGACGTCGGAGGCGAGCACCTCGTCGACCCAGCCCGGCACGTTCCCCGTCGCGCCTTCGCCCGCGCCCGCGCCGCCGACAGAACCGGCGGCAGATCCAGCGTCCGGGGCGCTCGCAGAATCGAGAGCCGAATCGAGCGCCGGCTCGAACAGGGCCCCTTGCCCGGCGGAGGCTTTCGGGGTCTTCTTCGCTGGGCGTTTGGCCGCCGTCGACTTTTTGGCCTCCTCGACGACGTCGACGTGAAGGTCCCACCAGGTTGGCGTGGCGACCGACAACAGGTCCCAACCTTTGGGCAGTTCGATGCCGGCGGGAGCGTAGACCGACAGCGGAACGATGCACTCGTCGGGGGTGGCACCGCCGTGGTAGCCGCCGTGTTTGGCCGAATAGCGCAGGTCGTCGTGATAGGGGGCGAGCACGCCGCGGTCGTCGCCCAACAAAACCCTCGGGCCACGCAACAACACCTCATCGGCGCTCGGTTCGCGGTCTGCGATGCGCCAGCGGTCGCCGCCCTCGCCGGATCGTTCGACCTCGCCGCGGCCGTCGAGGCCGACGCCGAGCACGTGGCCGTGGTCGGCGGTGATGACGACGATTCGCCCGGCGTTTGTGGCGTCCCGCAACAGCCCAGGCAGCACATCGAGGTGTTCGAGGCGGTATTCGGGGGTGAAGGTGCCGCGGCTCAACTGGTCGTCGATGGTGTTGATCACCGCGGCGACAACTCGGGGCCCGTTCTCGCCGAGGGAATCTCTGACCGGGGCGGGCAGGCTCTGTCCGATGCCGCCGCCGAAGTCGGGCCGCTGATGCCACAGCACCGCGCCGGGACCGTCGAGTTTGGCGATCTTGGGGTGTTTGGGCAGTTCACGGGTCTCATCGGCGGCGGCGCCGGTGCGCAGGGTGCCGGCGAGCAGTGAGGTCCGCGACGCCTCGGTGACCGTGGGCAGCGCTGCGAGCGCGACCCGTCGTTGGTCGGTGGGCGAAATCTCCTTGAGTCCGAACTGGGCGAACTGATCGGCGAGTTCGAGGAAGGGTGCGAGCCCGCATCCGTCGAGCACGATGAGCAGAATCGCCGCGTGGTTGGCGAGCGGGGCGATGACCTGGCCGAGCACGGCCTCGACGGCCACGACCTCGTCGGCGGGCAATTCGGCGGCGGTGCCGTCGACGCTCCAGCGGGCCAGCGCTTCGGCGAAGGCCCGGTTGCCGTCGGCTCGGCGTTGGTGGGCGGCGGCGCTGATGCGTTTGAGTGCGTCGGCGAATCGTGGGGGAGTGTCGTCGCCTTCGCCCACCCTGCGGCGGGCGGCGTCGACCCAGGCGCCGTCGGCCCGGTAGGCCTCGATCGACTCGGCGAGGGTCAGCACCGGCGAGTTCGGATTGCTCCCAACGCCGGTGCCGTGACGTGCGCTGATCGGGTCGGCCAGCCACGACACGAGCCGCGCCGCGAGTTGGGCGCGTTGGGCGCGGGGACGACCCGCCGGGGTGGCGCTGAGGCGGTGGGTGACGACGCGCTGCACCGCCTGTCGAAGGGTGTCGGCGGCGACCCCGCCGACCTGACTGGCGCCGCCGGCCTTACTGGCGGGGTCGGTGCTGGCGGGATCGCCGAGGGCGGCGTCGAGCAGCACGACGAGTTGGTCGAGGCGGGCTTCGAAGCTGACGTTCAACACGTTGCTGGCATCGGGTGCGGGTGCCTGCCATTCGCCGACGAGGGCCGACCCGGTGGCTTCGAGTTGGTAGAGGTCGGCGTGGGTGACCCCCGACGCGCCCAGCCCAGCCGACACGCCCAGTCCTCCCGAAGCGCCTAGCCCTCCGGAAGCGCCCGGGCCGCTGCGTTCGGCGATGTCGGCGAAGGCCGCCTCGGCGGCTTCGGCCCAGGCTTGTAACGCCGAGTCGGTGACCGAGCGGCATCCGGTCAGGTCTTCGATGCGGGCCTGGGCCATGCTGGCGCTCGTGGCACCCACGACGGTGCGCGCCGCGAGCCCTGCGGGCAGACAGGTTTCGCCTCGGCCCTGGGCGATTGCCCCGGTGACGAGTTGGCCGGCGGGGCCCAACAGCTCGCCGAGGGTCGAACAGAGCGAGGCGACCACCGTCGGGTCGGCGGTGTCGAGGTCGGCCGCGAAGGTGGTGCTTGTCGTGGCGAGGATCAGCCGTTCGAGGGTGATGCCACTCGCCCCCAGAATCGCTGCGGCGAGGGCGCGCAGCGCAGCATCCGCGCTCAACACGACGGCACCGGCGGGCAGCGATTCGACGGGTACGTCCAACAGCGGGTCGGCCATCCACGAGAACCGCGAGTCGCCGAAGGCCGGGTCGAGGGTGCGGACACCGAAGCGTTGGCGAACGGCGTCCCACGGGCTGAGCCCGTAGAGCTTGGGGCGCACGAATCGGCCCAACACGTCCGCGCCGAGCACCCCTTCGGCCACGTCGGTCAACACGACGAGGGTCGCGTTCGGGTCGCCGGCGGCGGTCTGGTCGAACTCGGCGATGGCGCGCCGAACCGCGAGGGGGCTCTGGCACGCCTGGACTGAAATGGTGCCCACGGCGGGGTCGTCCAGATCGCCGAGGTTCCACACCGGGGTCGCTTTGATGCCGACGATGAACGGTTCGGGGTGGAGGCGCCCAGCCATTGCGCCGCGCAGCTCTCGCACGAGTTGGCGCACCAGCTCGGCGGTGGCGACGCGTGCGGGCGCGCCAGCGACAGTGCCCCCAGCGGCAGCGCCGGTTCCGGCGCCGCCTGCGCCAGCCGTACCGACCGTGGGGGTCATGAGGGGGCGTCTCCGAGCGAGCGGATGACGATTTCGAAGGGGCCCTCGCCGTGGGTGCCGGCGTCGATTTCGTCGCGCAGTTCGCTGAGGCGTTTCGCCGCTGCGGTGGCGCTGAGGCCGGCCTCGGAGGTCACCTCGCCACCACCCTCGCCACCACCACGAAGGCCGACGGCTGGCGCATCGACGACCGCAGCCACCTCAGCGACTTCAGCCACCGGAACCGCCGGAGCGGCCGGAACCGCGGGTGGGGTCGGGGCGGCTTCGGCGAACACGATCTCGCGGGCGGCTTTGACGAGTTCGCTCAGCGCAGGAGCGAGTTGGGTGACGTATTCCTCGGTGTTGAGCAGTGCGCCCAGCCGTTCGCCGAGATGTGCGCCTTCGGAGCGGGTCATCGCGGTGGCGAGCAACTTGACGTCGATGCCGGCGATGGTGCTGGAAACGGCGGTGGCCGACTTGATCGACGCTCCGATCGCCTCGGGGCTCGGGCTGAGATCCGCGGCGACGAACGCCTCGACCTTGGCGAGGTCGCTGCCGGCGGACGCGATCGCGCCGAGCAGTCGGGCCGCGTTGGTTGCGGTGGTGATCCGCGCCACCCCGCCAGCAGCACCCCCGGCACCCACGAGCGCGGCGAGGGTTTCGAGTTCCCCGCCCAACGACTCGAC encodes:
- a CDS encoding DEAD/DEAH box helicase translates to MSDSTDPFALLHPIVAHHIINSLGWRDLRPLQRDTIAPILAGEHVLALAPTAGGKTEAAMFPVLTQILTERRPGLSTLYLCPLRALLNNLHIRLEQYGAFAGLRVGIWHGDIGSPARRRIIEDPPEILLTTPESLEAMLLSAKTDHDRLFRNLRNVIVDEVHAFGGDDRGWHLLGVLERLSAIAGRDLQRIGLSATVGDPERLLDWLVASSTAPRQVVAPDAGATAAAPEITLDHVGNLANAAIVISKLHAGEKRLVFCDSRARVETLAAELRSREVNTFVSHASLALDERRRAEAAFAEARDCVIVATSTLELGIDVGDLDRVIQLDSPTTVASFLQRLGRTGRRAGSTRNMLFLTTGDGLPLLQAAGLLHLWAGGFVEPVEAPPLPLHLLAHQLLAYVIQQGHLGRNLWQDVIARVPAYREAIERGDAEQIVEHLVSSGMLLDDHSMLSIGPEGERSYGFRHFMELSSVFTTPPTFVVRHGANELGHLDPTALLTNDRSYATVLLAGRSWKITSIDWDRKFAWVEPSDKVGSSRWFGAGRALGNELCNAMREVACGSDPQGVTLTERARTALGQSRVELGFARRSRTSVVVETTRARWWTWAGQRANASLSDALGDLAATAGDDLSIGLDAPRASSAAVRQALSDLHPDTLPTPQVAAEFADNMKFSDCLPPALALEVARQRLIDPAGVRRVLSELAAEPRG
- the brxD gene encoding BREX system ATP-binding protein BrxD, producing MTAPTPSKARRDEVIDALRRGTVPARGLDLLAVGLERFGPSIDDELARAATGGGVFKCIRGEWGSGKTFASRWIADRARRAGFVTSEIQISETETPLHQLQTVYRRLVERLAVGDGDTGAFRSLIDGWFFVLEEDVLADGTVDEHDEAALVAGTDRLLEARLAEVSRTNPTFATVLRAYRRATLDGDLATADGLVAWLGGQPNVAASVKRYAGIKGDVDHAGALSFLQGLLTMIRDSGNSGLLVIIDEVETLQRVRSDVRDKSLNALRQLIDEVDGGRFPGLYLLITGTPAFFDGPQGVQRLAPLAQRLAVDFSGDPRFDNPRAVQIRLSGFDHDRLVELGTNVRAVFVAGSPAAERVESMVDDRYVGDLADAVAGKLGGQVGIAPRLFLKKLVGDVLDRVELFDDFDPRRDYQLTVGDAELSDIERNAERGAEQGSVPGSEPGSAPGPAGLGPDDIDLDLNLDLGTDQG
- the pglZ gene encoding BREX-2 system phosphatase PglZ, whose amino-acid sequence is MTPTVGTAGAGGAGTGAAAGGTVAGAPARVATAELVRQLVRELRGAMAGRLHPEPFIVGIKATPVWNLGDLDDPAVGTISVQACQSPLAVRRAIAEFDQTAAGDPNATLVVLTDVAEGVLGADVLGRFVRPKLYGLSPWDAVRQRFGVRTLDPAFGDSRFSWMADPLLDVPVESLPAGAVVLSADAALRALAAAILGASGITLERLILATTSTTFAADLDTADPTVVASLCSTLGELLGPAGQLVTGAIAQGRGETCLPAGLAARTVVGATSASMAQARIEDLTGCRSVTDSALQAWAEAAEAAFADIAERSGPGASGGLGASGGLGVSAGLGASGVTHADLYQLEATGSALVGEWQAPAPDASNVLNVSFEARLDQLVVLLDAALGDPASTDPASKAGGASQVGGVAADTLRQAVQRVVTHRLSATPAGRPRAQRAQLAARLVSWLADPISARHGTGVGSNPNSPVLTLAESIEAYRADGAWVDAARRRVGEGDDTPPRFADALKRISAAAHQRRADGNRAFAEALARWSVDGTAAELPADEVVAVEAVLGQVIAPLANHAAILLIVLDGCGLAPFLELADQFAQFGLKEISPTDQRRVALAALPTVTEASRTSLLAGTLRTGAAADETRELPKHPKIAKLDGPGAVLWHQRPDFGGGIGQSLPAPVRDSLGENGPRVVAAVINTIDDQLSRGTFTPEYRLEHLDVLPGLLRDATNAGRIVVITADHGHVLGVGLDGRGEVERSGEGGDRWRIADREPSADEVLLRGPRVLLGDDRGVLAPYHDDLRYSAKHGGYHGGATPDECIVPLSVYAPAGIELPKGWDLLSVATPTWWDLHVDVVEEAKKSTAAKRPAKKTPKASAGQGALFEPALDSALDSASAPDAGSAAGSVGGAGAGEGATGNVPGWVDEVLASDVYALQLGSIRRAKPDAEKVRDTLAAIHRRGGVANYAVLAQATGMPGARVAGFVVVLSRLLNVDGFGVLTVDTTAREVRLDEKLLRSQFLQGAP